A window of Clostridium sp. Marseille-P299 contains these coding sequences:
- a CDS encoding PH domain-containing protein — MIDFQNASFFKLKQVAENDVSGTLSNLLIPGEQIIGAYKGIRDSVTFTTKRVIAVNVQGFTGKKKDFTSLPYSKIQAFSIETAGVFDLDAELEIYFSGLGKVKFEFTGNCDIEKIGQTIGSYVL, encoded by the coding sequence ATGATTGATTTTCAAAACGCGTCATTTTTTAAACTAAAGCAAGTAGCTGAGAATGATGTCAGTGGCACTTTAAGCAATTTACTAATTCCAGGTGAGCAAATAATTGGAGCTTATAAAGGCATTCGAGATTCCGTTACTTTTACCACAAAGCGAGTGATCGCAGTAAATGTTCAAGGATTTACAGGAAAGAAGAAAGACTTTACTTCTCTTCCTTATTCTAAAATTCAAGCATTTTCTATTGAAACAGCAGGTGTATTCGACTTAGACGCAGAACTTGAAATTTATTTTAGTGGACTTGGTAAAGTGAAATTTGAATTTACAGGAAATTGTGATATTGAAAAAATAGGGCAGACCATTGGAAGTTATGTATTATAG